Proteins encoded by one window of Candidatus Hydrogenedens sp.:
- a CDS encoding sulfatase produces the protein MQIYCVSWSETIYRFSKDYWEKIEKSPELTLEGKEWEKSFDKNTGIMLFSIPSAINLGMYQFVHVYVSSNEGYEVRWGWSSKKWGDKIHFPSEGIRLINDSKTHIYSFTLKFTDKENPIFDKTNKVWIEIKGLTKENEIKLSQVVFVPYDKKHPRQLTIGGVCMDVLWDEKMIFNRKIEQGMELIFYTGIYNPVLGAYKKSSEGKDWQSDGISFSIDVVSKDNAEKIYQSEMKPQTTEEDREWKRVVLNLAKYAGQEIEVIFQMTPINNFIGDFGVWGNPMLVSKIVEDSQTKTNFFIISCDTLRPDHLLPYGYYLPTSPNLDTFAKDAVVFENAYTTQTFTPVAHMSMLTGRYPEGHGLTRNTDVFPYIETLPELMRNYGYMTAGFAGFLWWFIPSRGFGRGMDWFSVPEGGREGNRRTVIEVCDEAKDWIIKNENQQMFVFMHNYDVHSKAYGKLMYDAGEEQFKIFSRGLVRPEIGYVGCEDIPSLGLLLQYLTTGDVFPTEEEITYIRALYDDCVYKVDYALGDFFAFLKDRRLYNSAFIAVVSDHGESLGEHGLYGHDNVYEESMRNVTIIKFPNNKYAGLRVKDRVILEDLMPTVLEILNQKGNVLLDGMSVLDIISKKETKERHTFSSSLRGDMRALIKGQYKLLEDIPKGIKPLFDLQKNMAEYYDVSLKQPEIYKNMSELLMQKFGLKKEGWWLCFLNPVSFWTGSVNIHCSVPILFSKIQGGVLRTKNERTTPMELKADVFLPKSSMPVIIQIMPVEDKSELKIHIQNCLLMKYPSDYPVLKSKDEKFFYFSSEDMKAQDINNSDGAKEFFFWVEYYSKGTGDGRKVVDMTDETQETLRSLGYLN, from the coding sequence ATGCAAATATATTGTGTTTCATGGAGTGAAACAATATATCGTTTTTCAAAAGATTATTGGGAAAAAATAGAAAAGTCTCCAGAATTAACCTTAGAGGGAAAAGAATGGGAAAAGAGTTTCGACAAAAATACAGGGATTATGTTATTTTCAATACCGTCTGCGATTAATCTGGGAATGTATCAATTTGTTCATGTGTATGTATCCAGTAATGAGGGCTACGAAGTGAGATGGGGTTGGTCCAGTAAAAAATGGGGCGATAAAATTCATTTCCCTTCGGAAGGAATAAGGTTGATTAATGACAGCAAGACACATATATATTCTTTTACTTTGAAATTTACGGATAAGGAAAATCCCATATTTGATAAAACAAACAAGGTTTGGATAGAAATAAAAGGATTAACCAAAGAGAATGAAATAAAGTTATCACAAGTAGTATTTGTTCCTTATGATAAAAAACATCCACGACAGTTAACCATAGGGGGTGTTTGTATGGATGTTTTGTGGGATGAAAAGATGATATTTAATCGTAAAATTGAGCAAGGGATGGAATTGATTTTTTATACAGGTATATACAATCCCGTTTTAGGTGCTTATAAGAAATCTTCAGAAGGAAAGGATTGGCAGAGTGATGGAATATCCTTTTCAATTGATGTGGTATCGAAGGATAATGCGGAAAAAATATATCAGTCAGAAATGAAACCACAAACGACAGAGGAAGATAGAGAATGGAAAAGGGTTGTTTTAAATCTTGCCAAATATGCAGGACAGGAAATAGAGGTTATTTTTCAGATGACCCCAATAAATAATTTCATCGGAGATTTTGGTGTATGGGGTAACCCGATGCTTGTTAGTAAAATAGTTGAAGATAGTCAGACGAAAACGAACTTTTTTATTATTTCTTGTGATACGCTACGCCCCGACCATTTGCTGCCGTATGGATATTATCTGCCAACAAGTCCCAATCTGGATACCTTTGCGAAGGATGCAGTAGTTTTTGAAAATGCATATACAACCCAGACATTTACTCCTGTGGCACATATGAGTATGCTTACAGGAAGGTATCCGGAGGGACATGGTTTAACTCGGAATACGGATGTTTTCCCTTATATAGAAACTTTGCCTGAGTTAATGAGAAATTATGGATATATGACAGCAGGTTTTGCAGGATTTTTGTGGTGGTTTATCCCGTCTCGTGGTTTTGGACGGGGAATGGATTGGTTTTCCGTTCCGGAAGGGGGAAGAGAAGGAAATCGAAGGACAGTAATAGAGGTTTGTGATGAAGCCAAGGATTGGATAATCAAAAATGAGAATCAACAGATGTTTGTCTTTATGCATAATTATGATGTGCATTCAAAGGCGTATGGAAAATTGATGTATGATGCGGGAGAGGAACAGTTTAAGATATTTTCCCGAGGGTTGGTGAGACCTGAAATTGGTTATGTAGGTTGTGAAGATATTCCTTCATTAGGATTATTGCTTCAGTATCTTACAACCGGGGATGTATTCCCAACAGAGGAAGAGATTACTTATATCCGTGCCCTTTATGATGATTGTGTTTATAAAGTAGATTATGCTTTAGGAGACTTTTTTGCTTTCTTAAAGGATAGAAGATTGTATAATTCCGCTTTTATAGCAGTTGTTTCTGACCATGGCGAATCTTTAGGAGAGCATGGGTTATATGGACACGATAATGTATATGAAGAGAGTATGCGGAATGTAACTATTATCAAATTCCCCAATAATAAGTATGCAGGGCTTCGTGTGAAAGATAGAGTGATATTGGAGGATTTAATGCCCACTGTCTTAGAGATATTAAATCAAAAGGGGAATGTATTATTAGATGGAATGTCTGTGTTAGATATTATTTCGAAAAAAGAAACGAAGGAAAGACATACCTTTTCATCCAGTTTAAGAGGAGATATGCGGGCATTGATTAAAGGGCAGTATAAACTTTTGGAAGATATTCCTAAGGGTATTAAACCTTTGTTTGATTTACAAAAAAATATGGCTGAATATTATGATGTGAGTTTAAAACAACCCGAAATATATAAAAATATGTCTGAGTTATTAATGCAAAAATTCGGATTAAAGAAAGAAGGCTGGTGGTTATGCTTTTTAAATCCAGTTTCGTTCTGGACAGGTTCGGTAAACATACATTGTTCCGTGCCTATATTGTTTTCTAAGATTCAAGGGGGAGTGTTACGGACAAAAAATGAAAGAACAACACCTATGGAACTAAAAGCGGATGTGTTTCTCCCAAAAAGTTCTATGCCTGTAATAATTCAGATTATGCCGGTAGAAGATAAGAGTGAATTGAAAATTCATATCCAAAATTGTTTACTAATGAAGTATCCATCGGATTATCCTGTTTTAAAATCAAAAGATGAAAAATTCTTTTATTTTTCAAGTGAAGATATGAAGGCTCAAGATATAAATAATTCTGATGGTGCAAAAGAATTTTTCTTTTGGGTTGAGTACTATTCAAAAGGAACGGGAGATGGGAGAAAGGTAGTAGATATGACTGATGAAACACAGGAAACTTTGAGAAGTCTGGGCTATCTCAACTGA
- a CDS encoding sulfatase produces the protein MKRLSRRNFLLSSTLPLFPYIYKSTNKRNATNILLIISDDLNNYTSYLNCPTELLTPNIHSLQKQSITFENAYCQYPLCHPSRTSMLTGLHPFSTSVYMSEQINPAEFPILPQYLKERHYFTAGIGKVFHPKYNIESVWDFNFELYDNLYNFINKKDDPLSQQNFCYGPVDISIEETHDYKITQQACDFIKSQKNNPWFLAVGLHTPHTPLFAPQEFFKKIPKNIVKKPITPDDDLNDIPEAGIKLVNKYDNTDIHQLVLERNIWEEVIHAYLVRIAFLDELIGNILKNLEEHGMLNNTCIFLCGDNGWHLGEKKRWQKFTLWQEAVKVPLIAHLPDGYKGGLTIKEPAGLIDIFPTITDILSMDKPEKLEGKSLLPLIEKQIENQYAVISQIENNNFAFRTKRYSYIVYYDGSEELYDYQSDPGEWHNIAHLEESQKIKRNIILTIPDSQRVKLASIVNKDIFHL, from the coding sequence ATGAAAAGATTGTCAAGAAGAAACTTTTTATTAAGTAGCACCTTACCATTGTTCCCATATATATACAAATCTACAAACAAAAGAAATGCAACAAATATACTTCTCATTATTTCAGATGACTTGAATAATTACACTTCTTACTTAAATTGTCCTACCGAATTATTAACTCCTAACATCCATTCATTACAAAAGCAATCTATCACTTTTGAAAATGCCTATTGTCAGTATCCTCTCTGCCATCCATCAAGGACAAGCATGCTTACAGGACTACATCCTTTCTCTACGAGTGTATATATGTCTGAACAAATTAATCCAGCAGAATTTCCTATACTTCCTCAATATTTAAAAGAAAGGCATTACTTTACAGCAGGAATTGGAAAAGTATTTCATCCAAAATACAATATTGAAAGTGTATGGGATTTTAATTTTGAATTATATGACAACCTCTACAATTTCATTAATAAAAAAGATGACCCTTTATCCCAACAGAATTTTTGTTATGGTCCTGTTGATATTTCTATCGAAGAAACTCATGATTATAAAATCACACAACAAGCCTGTGATTTTATTAAATCACAAAAAAACAATCCCTGGTTCCTTGCTGTGGGTTTACATACTCCTCACACCCCTCTTTTTGCTCCTCAAGAGTTTTTCAAAAAAATTCCTAAAAATATCGTAAAAAAACCTATTACCCCCGATGATGATTTGAATGACATTCCAGAGGCAGGGATAAAGTTAGTAAACAAATATGATAATACAGACATTCACCAACTTGTGTTAGAAAGAAATATATGGGAAGAAGTTATCCATGCTTATTTAGTCCGAATTGCGTTCTTAGATGAACTTATTGGGAATATATTAAAGAACCTTGAAGAACATGGGATGTTAAATAATACCTGTATTTTTCTATGCGGTGATAACGGTTGGCATTTAGGGGAAAAGAAGAGATGGCAGAAATTTACCTTATGGCAGGAAGCCGTAAAAGTTCCTCTTATCGCCCATCTTCCTGATGGATATAAAGGAGGATTAACTATTAAAGAACCCGCCGGACTTATTGATATTTTTCCTACAATAACAGACATCCTCTCCATGGATAAACCTGAAAAATTAGAAGGTAAAAGTTTACTACCATTAATAGAAAAACAAATTGAAAATCAATACGCAGTAATTTCTCAGATAGAAAATAACAATTTCGCTTTCCGAACAAAACGGTATTCCTATATTGTTTATTATGATGGAAGTGAAGAATTATATGATTATCAATCAGACCCCGGAGAATGGCATAACATTGCTCATTTAGAAGAGAGCCAAAAAATAAAAAGGAATATTATTTTAACAATTCCAGATAGTCAACGAGTAAAGTTAGCCTCTATAGTGAATAAGGATATCTTTCATCTGTAA
- a CDS encoding ribonuclease HII produces the protein MNKELNVIDKWYFENKGREQGFVYIAGVDEAGRGPLAGPIVSSAVVLYSEVQGIDDSKKLTERKREELFDILMSGKHDIGISVISNKVIDEIGIQLANIRAITESVSRLKNKPDLLLIDGYEIKGFPCPAWKIIKGDQLSASIGAASIVAKVTRDRIMKEFDKEYPEYGFAKHKGYGTKEHLRAIEKFGPSPIHRLSFKPLNQITGSLFPE, from the coding sequence ATGAATAAAGAATTAAATGTTATAGATAAGTGGTATTTTGAAAATAAGGGGAGGGAACAGGGTTTTGTGTATATAGCGGGAGTAGATGAAGCAGGAAGAGGACCTCTGGCTGGTCCTATTGTTTCATCCGCGGTGGTTCTATATTCTGAAGTGCAGGGTATTGATGATTCAAAAAAATTGACCGAAAGAAAAAGGGAAGAGTTATTTGATATACTAATGTCTGGAAAACATGATATTGGTATCTCTGTAATTAGTAATAAAGTAATTGATGAAATAGGAATTCAATTAGCGAATATTCGGGCAATAACAGAATCCGTGTCTCGTTTAAAAAACAAACCCGATTTGCTGTTGATTGATGGTTATGAGATAAAAGGGTTTCCTTGTCCAGCATGGAAAATAATCAAAGGAGACCAACTCTCTGCATCAATTGGTGCGGCAAGCATTGTAGCAAAAGTAACACGCGATAGGATTATGAAAGAATTTGATAAAGAATATCCGGAATATGGATTTGCGAAACATAAAGGTTATGGGACGAAAGAGCATCTACGAGCTATTGAAAAGTTCGGACCATCTCCTATTCATCGGTTGAGTTTTAAACCCTTAAACCAGATAACCGGGTCCTTATTTCCGGAATGA
- a CDS encoding tetratricopeptide repeat protein produces MKKFIKKEVFFLLPFLFLITNCQVSPSHLSMDVKTAFNKPTIQLKGKSLSHYLSAMIYHRQGNAEKAIQELEETLKYDPDATTPWVRLIRLYLMAEKYEQALISVDKVIQKNKNLPSLYLIRGELCHRLGRIDEAVDAFQKAIELNPEDVLGYSALLELQEDTNDLVAAIDIYKRMIEKRPNSVLLHYQLGLTYARIKNNTLAITELEKALELDPRMIRAQYILALLYIDENQLPNAAQFLEQYLQKKPEDIKAWEVLLGVYARIGEMTKAGEIVQRMMLSKETSPLQKLLLSFFLLRDGNYSRAMSLLPVNEYPLISKLLLTLNLKLSGSNDYQGILQTIDDFAETVDNECNDFINAIWSNFGTGIVSGWFESQIETLVKEKNSLALCLIWSRILMVAEREEKAIEVLKPLLQEHDKNLWVHYYLSICYDKLKQFENTEKHLKICIELDPENAELLNFLGYLYADKNVNLTEAENLIRRALKIDTENPFYLDSLGWVYYRQGNAEKAIEYIRKAIYKMDTDDAVLREHLGDAYLLQGDLKRAIAEWERAIVLDPKNEEIKQKIEKYRKQIENTSKPVSTR; encoded by the coding sequence ATGAAGAAATTTATAAAGAAAGAAGTATTTTTTTTACTACCATTTTTATTTCTTATTACCAATTGTCAGGTATCCCCTTCCCATTTAAGCATGGATGTGAAAACCGCATTTAACAAACCTACAATACAACTCAAGGGGAAATCTCTCTCTCATTATCTTTCGGCTATGATTTATCACCGACAAGGGAATGCAGAAAAAGCGATACAAGAATTAGAAGAAACATTAAAGTATGACCCGGATGCAACAACACCCTGGGTGCGTCTTATTCGCCTTTATCTTATGGCAGAGAAATATGAACAAGCACTAATTAGTGTGGATAAAGTAATTCAAAAAAATAAAAATTTACCTTCCCTTTATCTAATCCGTGGAGAATTGTGTCATCGTTTAGGAAGAATTGATGAAGCGGTAGATGCTTTTCAAAAAGCCATTGAATTAAACCCTGAAGATGTTCTTGGTTATAGTGCCTTACTTGAATTGCAAGAGGATACCAATGATTTAGTGGCAGCAATTGATATTTATAAAAGAATGATAGAAAAAAGACCCAATAGTGTTTTATTACATTACCAGTTAGGATTGACCTATGCCCGTATAAAGAATAATACATTAGCCATCACAGAATTAGAAAAAGCCCTGGAATTAGACCCACGAATGATACGGGCTCAATATATTCTTGCATTGCTTTATATTGATGAAAATCAATTACCCAATGCGGCTCAGTTCCTGGAACAATATCTACAAAAAAAGCCGGAAGATATAAAAGCATGGGAGGTCTTATTGGGAGTGTATGCTCGTATAGGAGAAATGACAAAGGCAGGTGAAATTGTCCAAAGAATGATGCTTTCGAAAGAGACAAGTCCTCTACAAAAATTGTTGCTTTCTTTTTTCCTATTACGAGATGGTAATTATTCCCGTGCGATGTCTTTGCTTCCTGTGAATGAATATCCACTGATAAGTAAACTGTTGCTTACCTTAAATTTGAAACTTTCAGGAAGTAATGATTATCAAGGAATTTTACAAACCATAGACGATTTTGCAGAAACTGTAGATAATGAGTGCAATGATTTTATAAATGCAATTTGGAGTAATTTTGGAACAGGGATTGTGTCAGGCTGGTTTGAGAGCCAAATAGAGACATTGGTGAAAGAAAAAAATTCTTTAGCACTATGTTTAATCTGGTCTCGAATTTTGATGGTTGCGGAGCGGGAGGAAAAGGCAATTGAAGTATTAAAGCCTTTGTTGCAGGAACATGATAAAAACTTATGGGTTCATTACTATCTTTCCATTTGTTATGACAAATTGAAACAATTTGAAAATACAGAAAAACATTTAAAGATATGTATTGAGTTGGACCCTGAAAATGCAGAACTTTTGAACTTTTTAGGTTATTTATATGCAGACAAAAATGTAAATCTAACAGAAGCAGAAAATTTAATTCGTCGTGCTTTGAAGATTGATACAGAAAATCCTTTTTATCTGGATAGTTTGGGTTGGGTTTATTATCGGCAAGGCAATGCAGAAAAAGCGATTGAGTATATACGAAAAGCCATTTATAAGATGGATACAGATGATGCCGTGCTCCGAGAACACTTAGGAGATGCGTATTTGTTGCAGGGAGATTTGAAACGGGCAATTGCAGAATGGGAACGGGCAATTGTTCTTGACCCTAAAAATGAAGAAATTAAGCAGAAAATAGAGAAATATCGCAAACAGATAGAAAATACTTCCAAGCCAGTATCTACTCGATAG
- a CDS encoding carboxypeptidase M32: MENQEERLLKLKERLSEIINLRAVFALLQWDEEVNMPPGGAESRGQQLKLIAEMIHKLETAPLLGDDLVYFIDKQEDLTPDDRAMIQEAMYDYQRSVKISEQWVGKFAQAKSKAYHAWVEARSKSDFSLFRTSLETIINLCRERAELLGYIDSPYDALLEDFERGIDTKLLDKLFHELEIEQSKIYQTILQQGIEKSVFEGKSWNTEKQWEITLRLLNAIGFDFNSGRQDRSVHPFTTNFDIYDVRITTRLNSDYLFSGIFSSLHEGGHALYEQGFRKEDRGTWLAQAPSLGIHESQSRFWENIVGRSYPFCKFLLPILKEYFPSELEGITPEIIYKEVNRVFPNYIRVEADECSYNLHIILRYRIEKDLIEGKLSVSEIPECWNDLFKSLFGYLPPNDTYGCLQDIHWAHGSIGYFPSYTLGNLFSAQITEKMKSTLDVSEFITQGNFIPIRDWLKEHIYNVGRRQCARDIVKNICGSDISHQPYITYLKHKYGEIYKINW; encoded by the coding sequence ATGGAAAATCAGGAAGAACGATTATTGAAGTTAAAAGAGCGTCTGTCCGAAATAATAAACCTCCGTGCTGTTTTTGCTTTATTACAATGGGATGAAGAAGTCAATATGCCACCGGGAGGAGCAGAAAGTAGAGGACAACAACTCAAATTAATAGCAGAAATGATACACAAATTAGAAACAGCCCCTTTATTAGGCGATGATTTGGTTTATTTTATAGATAAACAGGAGGATTTAACCCCGGATGACAGAGCAATGATACAGGAAGCAATGTATGATTATCAGCGTTCTGTAAAAATTTCTGAACAATGGGTAGGCAAATTTGCACAGGCAAAAAGCAAAGCATATCATGCTTGGGTAGAAGCGAGAAGCAAGTCCGATTTTTCTCTATTTCGAACATCTTTAGAGACAATTATAAATCTATGTAGGGAAAGAGCAGAGTTATTAGGCTATATAGATTCTCCTTACGATGCTTTATTAGAAGATTTTGAACGAGGTATAGATACAAAATTATTGGATAAACTTTTTCATGAATTAGAAATAGAACAGTCTAAAATATATCAGACAATTCTTCAACAAGGTATAGAGAAATCTGTTTTTGAAGGAAAAAGTTGGAATACAGAAAAACAATGGGAAATAACACTTCGTTTGTTGAATGCTATTGGTTTTGATTTTAATTCAGGTAGACAAGACCGTTCTGTTCATCCATTTACAACCAATTTTGATATATATGATGTTCGGATTACAACACGCTTAAATTCTGATTATTTATTTTCGGGGATTTTTAGTTCTCTTCATGAAGGAGGACATGCTCTTTATGAGCAAGGTTTCCGTAAAGAGGACCGTGGCACATGGCTGGCACAAGCCCCTTCATTAGGTATTCATGAATCTCAATCGAGATTCTGGGAAAATATTGTTGGTCGGAGTTATCCCTTTTGTAAGTTTCTTCTTCCTATTTTAAAAGAGTACTTTCCTTCGGAGTTGGAAGGTATAACACCGGAAATTATATATAAAGAAGTCAACCGTGTTTTCCCCAATTATATTCGTGTCGAGGCAGATGAATGTTCTTATAATTTACACATTATCCTTCGGTACAGGATTGAAAAGGATTTAATAGAAGGAAAATTATCAGTATCAGAAATTCCTGAATGTTGGAATGACCTTTTCAAATCTTTGTTTGGTTATCTACCGCCGAATGATACCTATGGATGTTTGCAGGATATTCACTGGGCACATGGTAGTATTGGCTATTTTCCAAGTTATACGCTCGGGAATTTGTTCTCAGCGCAGATAACAGAAAAAATGAAAAGCACATTAGATGTTTCGGAGTTCATTACTCAAGGAAATTTTATTCCTATTCGTGATTGGTTAAAAGAGCATATATATAATGTCGGGAGAAGACAATGTGCAAGAGATATTGTTAAAAATATTTGTGGCTCCGACATTTCTCATCAGCCATATATTACCTATTTAAAACATAAATATGGAGAAATATATAAAATCAATTGGTGA
- the lepB gene encoding signal peptidase I codes for MEKHQNKQDKGNISVIGQIIRFSGIISILIGIYVIYRSNQTQPEPSEPLWWIGLGVFVVGLHLFFFSNMPKQQIYEWLKSECIALGLALLIRWPIAEPYRIPSSSMEPTLHGDFSFGKGDRVFVNKWVYGVRFPFLNKRIWYGKKPQRWEIVVFKTVENDAKHKTLVKRVVGLPGERVHIKDGKIYINGKPLELPPDMPDIYYTSGPVGIGGMEYGIRTEDKYSLIPENCYFVLGDNSAYSRDGRFFGWVPNEHIVGRVSCIWWPPTRWRDFTGFSKTWWWKTLCLFTLIFVIIRLFFARSVVWYGWNSDRLYHYIVNQLSYGLRLPFTKIWLYKWKKPQRGDIIAYITPKGGENIPSELILCGMVVGIEGDKVSIQNDTVLINGKELTDIPFPPGKIESSFSNRDAPYGLLKDKEHSLVPVGNVFVIWNFPKKEIEIAIDSRTIGWIPESNILGKLTFAWWPPQSLKKIFITN; via the coding sequence ATGGAAAAACATCAAAACAAACAGGATAAAGGAAACATAAGTGTGATAGGTCAAATTATTCGTTTCTCAGGTATCATTTCTATCCTTATAGGTATCTATGTTATTTATCGCAGTAATCAAACCCAACCGGAGCCATCAGAACCTTTATGGTGGATTGGCTTAGGCGTATTTGTTGTAGGTTTGCATTTATTCTTCTTCAGTAATATGCCAAAACAGCAAATATATGAATGGCTTAAAAGTGAATGCATTGCCCTCGGATTAGCCTTACTAATTCGCTGGCCTATTGCAGAGCCATATAGAATTCCATCCAGTTCTATGGAACCTACATTACACGGTGATTTTAGTTTTGGGAAAGGAGACCGTGTATTTGTGAATAAATGGGTTTATGGCGTTCGCTTTCCGTTCCTAAATAAAAGAATATGGTATGGGAAAAAGCCTCAACGGTGGGAAATTGTTGTATTCAAAACGGTAGAGAACGATGCAAAACATAAAACATTAGTAAAAAGGGTTGTAGGCTTACCAGGGGAGCGTGTTCATATTAAAGACGGGAAAATATATATTAATGGGAAACCTTTAGAATTACCCCCGGATATGCCAGATATTTATTATACCTCCGGACCCGTAGGAATTGGGGGAATGGAATATGGAATACGAACTGAAGATAAGTATTCATTGATACCCGAAAATTGTTATTTTGTATTAGGGGACAATAGTGCATACAGTCGTGATGGTCGTTTCTTTGGTTGGGTACCCAATGAACATATTGTAGGTAGAGTAAGTTGTATCTGGTGGCCACCAACTCGATGGAGAGACTTTACAGGTTTCAGTAAAACATGGTGGTGGAAAACACTTTGCTTATTTACTTTGATTTTTGTAATTATCCGTTTATTTTTTGCAAGGTCTGTTGTATGGTACGGATGGAATTCCGATAGGTTATATCATTATATAGTAAATCAATTATCTTACGGTTTGAGATTACCTTTTACGAAGATATGGCTCTATAAATGGAAAAAACCTCAGCGAGGGGATATTATCGCATATATAACACCCAAAGGAGGTGAGAATATCCCATCAGAACTCATCCTTTGTGGAATGGTTGTTGGTATTGAAGGTGATAAGGTTTCAATTCAAAATGATACTGTCCTTATTAATGGAAAAGAGTTAACCGATATTCCATTTCCTCCGGGAAAAATAGAATCTTCTTTCTCAAATCGAGATGCACCTTACGGATTACTAAAGGATAAAGAACATAGTCTTGTGCCTGTTGGTAATGTATTTGTTATCTGGAATTTTCCCAAAAAGGAAATAGAAATTGCTATAGACAGTAGAACCATAGGTTGGATACCTGAAAGCAATATCCTTGGCAAACTTACTTTTGCTTGGTGGCCCCCTCAATCATTGAAAAAAATATTCATCACCAATTGA
- the lepB gene encoding signal peptidase I, translating to MVDPNQNLNERPPLPVEENVAYPIEKNSLFKSILQAITGPWTKRNLIEWIVIIGSILFIKGCVFDQYIIPSGSMEPTLHGGNLFTGDRVLVNKTIYGLRIPFTTIRLYTWDKPQRWDIVVFKCVDKNSGHSTLIKRVVGLPGEKIRIRNGRILINGEVIPFSPSMPPNIYYLNDEDLIYLSKTNPDPRAKKIIEEMRKKYPYRYGCRDEETFSVIPEGHYFLLGDNSVNSVDSRIYGWVPENHIIGRAFAIWWPPNRWRDFTGFSSTLWGKILLYVIPTLLILLLIVYILTNKKRSIT from the coding sequence GTGGTAGACCCCAATCAAAATCTTAACGAACGTCCTCCTTTACCTGTAGAAGAAAATGTTGCTTATCCTATCGAGAAAAATAGCTTATTCAAAAGCATTCTACAAGCCATAACGGGACCTTGGACAAAACGAAATCTCATCGAATGGATTGTTATTATCGGAAGTATCCTCTTTATAAAAGGCTGTGTTTTTGACCAATATATTATTCCCAGTGGTTCTATGGAACCTACATTACACGGCGGAAATTTATTTACGGGAGACCGTGTCCTTGTGAATAAAACTATTTATGGATTAAGAATCCCCTTTACAACCATCCGTCTCTACACATGGGATAAACCTCAACGCTGGGATATTGTCGTTTTTAAATGTGTTGATAAAAATTCAGGACATTCTACTTTAATCAAACGGGTCGTTGGATTACCGGGAGAAAAAATACGCATTCGAAATGGGAGAATTCTAATAAATGGAGAAGTAATTCCTTTCTCTCCTTCCATGCCTCCAAATATCTATTACTTAAATGATGAAGATTTAATCTATCTATCCAAAACCAATCCTGACCCAAGGGCAAAAAAAATTATTGAAGAAATGAGAAAGAAATACCCTTACCGATACGGTTGTCGGGATGAGGAAACCTTTTCAGTAATTCCAGAGGGACATTACTTCCTTCTCGGAGATAATAGTGTTAATAGCGTAGATAGCCGAATTTATGGTTGGGTTCCCGAAAATCATATTATAGGTAGGGCATTTGCTATCTGGTGGCCACCCAATCGCTGGAGAGATTTTACAGGATTTTCTTCAACGCTATGGGGAAAAATACTTCTTTATGTAATCCCTACTCTTCTAATTCTTCTTCTGATTGTATACATACTCACAAATAAAAAGCGTTCAATTACTTAA